The DNA sequence cattacacACMMGAGGGActgattaaattattattattcatattattgatGGTATCATTAAtgttgtctatctctctctcttctctctgtctctgtctctcctcttctctatgtCTAAATTAATCACCACAACACATCCCTGCTGCTACTTgatgaggtcactaggtgttgtgttaaggctggtacaatatcattgagttacacagctACTTTAGCTGTACTTTACCTACTGCTTTTAAATGTTTGTTATAAAACAACATTCAACATGAGGCAGACAGCTCTTacttttctccagtgtgtcagcaagctccttctggttcattttcctcaggacgtgcagtgtgatcttcagagccccctctctggcactgctctcctgcttctcatcttcagcatccaccacttccttatcctgcttctgactctcaaagccttCTGGGAGTRCTGGACTAAGAATCCTCTTGAACATCTTCAGCTCGTTCTTCACAAATGTAATAATATTCTCTTcaagcaactgaaataaattacATAAATAAGTTAAGCAAGAGAATAAATGCTTTTTCAATAACACGTAATGAATGATTGACAGATGAACTTTACTTGAggtaacaaaaacaaatgtacataacaggaccacatacaatgaatatggaggccaggtctgtttgctgactctgggaagactgaccactgagaatctctgactctgatctctcctgttggtttctgtggacaaaacatgagggcacacacacacacacacacacacacacacacacacacacacagaggtaatgttttgtttgtttaatattgttttaggaATATGAAAATAGAAAAAAGGATTATcctatggattatgaaaacaacaaaaataaatggtaaaatgggagaggagaaatgactagagacagtgttgtttaactcactgaccatgacccatgggttcttcttacctttgttcaatagaaaagtctccctctctaaactGTATAGGTGTACCCATAGAccggtcactcttcatggacacacagctgggtacaggggaggctggtctctcctgattgattgggcttcaacacaacagagacaaacattacatctctcatctactctgagctcagatggggaaacataagaagagtttcatttcaaaacgctatatccactttcagaaatgttggtaaattagtttTTTGTTAAATTAAAATATGAAAGAAATGGGTGTGTTTTTCACTGTCTAATCacggcatggggttgttcaataacagacatgtatttgtttaaaatctatcacttgatggtttcatttcagagagacaaatattcATGTTTGTTNNNNNNNNNNNNNNNNNNNNNNNNNNNNNNNNNNNNNNNNNNNNNNNNNNNNNNNNNNNNNNNNNNNNNNNNNNNNNNNNNNNNNNNNNNNNNNNNNNNNNNNNNNNNNNNNNNNNNNNNNNNNNNNNNNNNNNNNNNNNNNNNNNNNNNNNNNNNNNNNNNNNNNNNNNNNNNNNNNNNNNNNNNNNNNNNNNNNNNNNNNNNNNNNNNNNNNNNNNNNNNNNNNNNNNNNNNNNNNNNNNNNNNNNNNNNNNNNNNNNNNNNNNNNNNNNNNNNNNNNNNNNNNNNNNNNNNNNNNNNNNNNNNNNNNNNNNNNNNNNNNNNNNNNNNNNNNNNNNNNNNNNNNNNNNNNNNNNNNNNNNNNNNNNNNNNNNNNNNNNNNNNNNNNNNNNNNNNNNNNNNNNNNNNNNNNNNNNNNNNNNNNNNNNNNNNNNNNNNNNNNNNNNNNNNNNNNNNNNNNNNNNNNNNNNNNNNNNNNNNNNNNNNNNNNNNNNNNNNNNNNNNNNNNNNNNNNNNNNNNNNNNNNNNNNNNNNNNNNNNNNNNNNNNNNNNNNNNNNNNNNNNNNNNNNNNNNNNNNNNNNNNNNNNNNNNNNNNNNNNNNNNNNNNNNNNNNNNNNNNNNNNNNNNNNNNNNNNNNNNNNNNNNNNNNNNNNNNNNNNNNNNNNNNNNNNNNNNNNNNNNNNNNNNNNNNNNNNNNNNNNNNNNNNNNNNNNNNNNNNNNNNNNNNNNNNNNNNNNNNNNNNNNNNNNNNNNNNNNNNNNNNNNNNNNNNNNNNNNNNNNNNNNNNNNNNNNNNNNNNNNNNNNNNNNNNNNNNNNNNNNNNNNNNNNNNNNNNNNNNNNNNNNNNNNNNNNNNNNNNNNNNNNNNNNNNNNNNNNNNNNNNNNNNNNNNNNNNNNNNNNNNNNNNNNNNNNNNNNNNNNNNNNNNNNNNNNNNNNNNNNNNNNNNNNNNNNNNNNNNNNNNNNNNNNNNNNNNNNNNNNNNNNNNNNNNNNNNNNNNNNNNNNNNNNNNNNNNNNNNNNNNNNNNNNNNNNNNNNNNNNNNNNNNNNNNNNNNNNNNNNNNNNNNNNNNNNNNNNNNNNNNNNNNNNNNNNNNNNNNNNNNNNNNNNNNNNNNNNNNNNNNNNNNNNNNNNNNNNNNNNNNNNNNNNNNNNNNNNNNNNNNNNNNNNNNNNNNNNNNNNNNNNNNNNNNNNNNNNNNNNNNNNNNNNNNNNNNNNNNNNNNNNNNNNNNNNNNNNNNNNNNNNNNNNNNNNNNNNNNNNNNNNNNNNNNNNNNNNNNNNNNNNNNNNNNNNNNNNNNNNNNNNNNNNNNNNNNNNNNNNNNNNNNNNNNNNNNNNNNNNNNNNNNNNNNNNNNNNNNNNNNNNNNNNNNNNNNNNNNNNNNNNNNNNNNNNNNNNNNNNNNNNNNNNNNNNNNNNNNNNNNNNNNNNNNNNNNNNNNNNNNNNNNNNNNNNNNNNNNNNNNNNNNNNNNNNNNNNNNNNNNNNNNNNNNNNNNNNNNNNNNNNNNNNNNNNNNNNNNNNNNNNNNNNNNNNNNNNNNNNNNNNNNNNNNNNNNNNNNNNNNNNNNNNNNNNNNNNNNNNNNNNNNNNNNNNNNNNNNNNNNNNNNNNNNNNNNNNNNNNNNNNNNNNNNNNNNNNNNNNNNNNNNNNNNNNNNNNNNNNNNNNNNNNNNNNNNNNNNNNNNNNNNNNNNNNNNNNNNNNNNNNNNNNNNNNNNNNNNNNNNNNNNNNNNNNNNNNNNNNNNNNNNNNNNNNNNNNNNNNNNNNNNNNNNNNNNNNNNNNNNNNNNNNNNNNNNNNNNNNNNNNNNNNNNNNNNNNNNNNNNNNNNNNNNNNNNACTACTATAGTCCTTCTGTATGTTAAGACCTCGTGAACTTAAAGTATCTAAAACAGTACTATGTCCTCTACGGTTAAGACCTCTGGGACTAAAGTATCTCCAACATACTATATAAGTCCTCTGTATGTTAAGAACCTCTGGGGACATAAGTAATCTAACAACATACTATAGTTCCTTCTGTATGTTAAGACCTCTGGGGCTAAAAGTATCTACAACATACTATACGCTTCTGTAGGTTAAGACCTCTGGGGACTAAAGTATCTACAAAACATACTATAGTCTTCTGTATGTTAAAGACCTCGGGACTAAAGTATCTACAACATACTATAGTCCTTCTGTAGGTTAAGACC is a window from the Salvelinus sp. IW2-2015 unplaced genomic scaffold, ASM291031v2 Un_scaffold9225, whole genome shotgun sequence genome containing:
- the LOC112079723 gene encoding uncharacterized protein, with product MRLSGKRVEGVPASKMNLSGEHDTKAKSPINQERPASPVPSCVSMKSDRSMGTPIQFREGDFSIEQRNQQERSESEILSGQSSQSQQTDLASIFILLEENIITFVKNELKMFKRILSPXLPEGFESQKQDKEVVDAEDEKQESSAREGALKITLHVLRKMNQKELADTLEKNELAVICQRELKSNLKKKFQCVFEGIAKQGNPTLLNKIYTELYITEGGTGEVNNEHELRQIETTTRKQARPETAIKCNDIFKPLTGQDKPIRT